In a single window of the Streptomyces sp. CGMCC 4.7035 genome:
- a CDS encoding DUF58 domain-containing protein, with protein MALTGRAALLAALGSLPVGIWEPSWTGILAVNGPLALACACDFALAAPVRRLGLTRSGDTSVRLGETADVTLTVTNPSNRPLRAHLRDAWPPSSWQPGTEVAASRHRLTVPPGERRRLTTRLRPTRRGDRQADRVTIRSYGPLGLFSRQSTHKVPWTVRVLPPFTSRKHLPSKLARLRELDGRTSVLTRGEGTEFDSLREYVPGDDTRSIDWRATARQNTVAVRTWRPERDRHILLVLDTGRTSAGRVGDAPRLDASMDAALLLAALASRAGDRVDLLAYDRRVRALVQGRAAREVLPSLVNAMATLEPELIETDARGLTATALRTAPRRSLIVLLTTLDTTPVEEGLLPVLPRLTQRHTVLLASVADPHIARMATARGNPDAVYEAAAAAQAQTERDRTAEQLRRHGVTVVDATPDDLAPALADAYLALKAAGRL; from the coding sequence ATGGCACTCACCGGACGAGCCGCCCTCCTGGCGGCACTCGGCAGCCTCCCGGTCGGCATCTGGGAACCGAGCTGGACGGGCATTCTCGCCGTCAACGGCCCCCTCGCCCTGGCATGCGCCTGCGACTTCGCGCTGGCCGCACCCGTACGCCGCCTGGGCCTGACCCGTTCCGGCGACACCTCTGTACGCCTGGGCGAAACAGCCGATGTGACGCTCACCGTCACCAACCCCTCCAACCGCCCCCTGCGCGCCCACCTGCGCGACGCCTGGCCGCCCAGCAGTTGGCAGCCCGGCACCGAAGTAGCCGCGTCCCGACACCGTCTGACGGTCCCTCCGGGCGAGCGCCGCCGTCTGACAACACGTCTGCGCCCCACCCGCCGAGGCGACCGCCAGGCGGACCGCGTCACGATCCGCTCGTACGGTCCACTCGGTCTCTTCTCCCGCCAGAGCACACACAAGGTCCCGTGGACGGTACGGGTCCTGCCTCCGTTCACCAGCCGCAAGCACCTGCCCTCCAAACTGGCTCGCCTTCGCGAACTGGACGGCCGCACCAGCGTGTTGACCCGCGGTGAGGGAACGGAGTTCGACAGCCTGCGCGAGTACGTTCCCGGGGACGACACCCGCTCCATCGACTGGCGGGCGACAGCACGCCAGAACACAGTGGCGGTACGCACCTGGCGCCCCGAACGCGACCGCCACATCCTCCTGGTCCTCGATACGGGCCGCACCTCCGCCGGACGCGTCGGCGACGCACCGCGCCTGGACGCCTCCATGGACGCGGCGCTCCTGCTGGCCGCCCTGGCCTCCCGGGCGGGCGACCGCGTGGACCTGCTCGCCTACGACCGCCGGGTCCGCGCCCTGGTCCAGGGCCGTGCCGCCCGCGAGGTGCTGCCGTCGCTGGTCAACGCGATGGCCACATTGGAACCGGAACTCATCGAAACGGACGCCCGGGGCCTCACGGCGACCGCACTCCGCACGGCCCCGCGCCGTTCCTTGATCGTCCTGCTGACCACCCTCGACACCACCCCCGTCGAAGAAGGTCTCCTTCCGGTACTCCCACGCCTCACCCAGCGCCATACGGTGCTGCTCGCCTCGGTGGCGGACCCGCACATCGCCCGCATGGCGACAGCTCGCGGCAACCCGGACGCCGTGTATGAAGCAGCGGCGGCGGCCCAGGCGCAGACGGAACGCGACCGCACGGCTGAACAGCTACGTCGCCATGGCGTCACGGTCGTGGACGCGACACCGGACGATCTCGCGCCGGCGCTGGCGGACGCGTATCTGGCGCTGAAGGCGGCGGGTCGTCTCTGA